From a single Struthio camelus isolate bStrCam1 unplaced genomic scaffold, bStrCam1.hap1 HAP1_SCAFFOLD_98, whole genome shotgun sequence genomic region:
- the LOC138065000 gene encoding maestro heat-like repeat-containing protein family member 7 — translation MLGQLVGCLILCCAYEDAETKGGALDALHCLFRFVVQRKRRAMLQDDPEYVEPQKEREADNELCLSWTSNMSVIMRLFVKNLQPSERTDVIVTAIEGMRNCSTYNTEVASHMLTMFLLDAFSVLEDVPRIIRCLYRNVKYVRELSARVTLNKTLCQLACLEPSEVTVSLLYCSPLCNSTAVSMWKVLMDKPMLAPDMLRELLSLLEERPLRKQSSSDRDNNCILPLAATRALCEIIREPVCPEAVKAFFPQLFLALLLQMVFTAEFSHQEANIFLRECQRDESRPTSHVRCAVQAMKSLLRCAHYETVAVAVERKGGWDLFLHADTSQKGVVVLARAMRGAASHLRRWIFRQLARLLRREDQFHQLPVMAFFVELLECPDLADMDEEVLPLVQGYAQSESLEMRRLAFRGLVALLNRPKMKRRMQSLLPDSMEWLQDACREVRVGSLMLLRNILSYLEQKGSNPIVLQLAEKLLPRFDDEDSRVRELSMLLFKDLLEIVVGKNKRNLKQHAQRSLVPLFLHMSDKVQRVAQASQEALVSAAQFLKWEELKQLARRAETWKIGECVLLRDRSRAEQHLRQSLPYLENPDASLREAAVRFIALQPLENDAEPLVRCLVSQTIMNLRVPRRTSRFHLGALCPWLPRAWARWHPPART, via the exons gccgggcgatgctgcaggatgatccagagtatgtggagccccagaaggagagggaagccgacaatgagctctgcctttcgtggacgagcaacatgagcgtgatcatgagg ctgtttgtgaaaaacctgcagccttccgaaaggacagacgtcattgtcacagccatcgagggcatgaggaactgcagcacctacaatacggaggtggcttcccacatgctgaccatgttcctgctggacgctttctctgtgctggaagat gtgccacgcatcataaggtgcctctacaggaacgtcaagtatgtgagggagctgtcggcccgggtcaccctaaacaagaccctttgccagctggcctgcttggagcccagcgaggtgaccgtgagcctgctgtactgctcgccactgtgcaacag cactgccgtgagcatgtggaaggtgctgatggataagccgatgcttgcgccggacatgctgcgggagctgctgagcttgctggaggagcggccactgcgcaagcagtccagctccgacagggacaacaactgcatccttccgctggcc gcaacgagggcactgtgtgagatcatccgggagcccgtctgcccagaggcggtgaaggcgtttttcccccagctcttcctggcgctgctcttgcagatggtcttcacagcagagttcagccaccaggaagcaaatatcttcttgagggaatgccaacgggatgagtcccgtcccaccagccacgtcag gtgcgccgtgcaggccatgaaaagtctgctgcgctgcgcccactatgagaccgtagccgtggctgttgagaggaagggcggctgggacctatttctgcatgcggacacctcccagaagggagtggtggtgctggccag agcaatgaggggggctgccagtcacctgcgtcgctggatcttccgccagctggcaaggctgctgaggagggaggaccagtttcatcagctgcccgtcatggctttctttgtcgag ctgctggaatgccctgaccttgccgacatggatgaggaggtcctgccactcgtccagggttatgcgcagagtgagagcctggagatgcgcagactggcgttcagaggcctcgtggccctgttgaatagacccaagatg aaaaggagaatgcagagcctgctcccagacagcatggagtggctgcaggatgcttgcagggaagtgcgtgtgggaagcctgatgctgctgagaaacatcctcagctacctggaacagaagggctccaacccgattgttctgcagctggccgagaagcttctgcctcgctttgatgac gaagacagcagagtgcgagagctctccatgctcctcttcaaagacctgctggagattgtggtggggaagaacaaacggaacctgaagcagcatgcacagaggagcctggtgccgctcttcctccacatgagtgacaaggtgcagagagtggcccag gcctctcaggaagccctggtgagcgctgcacagttcctcaagtgggaggagctcaagcagctggccagaagagcggagacgtggaagatcggggagtgcgtg ctgctgagggacaggagcagagcggagcaacacctgcgccagagcctgccatacctggagaacccggacgcatccttgcgggaggcagctgtgaggttcattg ccctccagcccctggaaaatgatgcggaacctttagtccgttgcctggtgtcacagaccatcatgaacctgagggtgccaaggagaacatcaagattccacctcggagcactgtgtccctggctcccgagagcgtgggcgaggtggcaccctcccgccaggacgtga